One Peromyscus leucopus breed LL Stock chromosome 2, UCI_PerLeu_2.1, whole genome shotgun sequence DNA window includes the following coding sequences:
- the LOC114682143 gene encoding LOW QUALITY PROTEIN: olfactory receptor 13C3-like (The sequence of the model RefSeq protein was modified relative to this genomic sequence to represent the inferred CDS: inserted 1 base in 1 codon): MIFQVLCTTCLGALDLFHGGSSNXWLKLDGMDENNQTFVSEFLLLGLSGYPKTEIIYFALVLAMYLVILTGNGVLIIASIFDSRLHTPMYFFLGNLSFLDICYTTSSVPSTLVSLISKKRNITFFGCAVQMFFGFAMGSTECLLLGMMAFDRYVAICNPLRYSIIMSKGVYVSMASVSWFSGGINSLVQTSLAMRLPFCGNNVINHFTCEVLAVLKLACADISLNIITMVISNMAFLVLPLLVIFFSYMFILHTIVRMNSATGRRKAFSTCSAHLTVVVIFYGTIFSMYAKPKSQDLTGEDKFQTSDKIISLFYGVVTPMLNPIIYSLRNKDVKAAVKYILKQKYIQ, from the exons ATGATTTTTCAGGTACTTTGTACCACTTGTTTGGGGGCATTGGATTTGTTTCATGGTGGGTCTTCCA AATGGCTGAAATTGGATGGCATGGATGAAAATAACCAGACATTTGTTTCCGAATTCCTTCTTTTGGGTCTTTCTGGATACCCAAAGACTGAGATCATTTACTTTGCTCTTGTTCTGGCTATGTACCTAGTGATTTTAACAGGAAATGGTGTTCTGATCATAGCAAGCATCTTTGACTCCCGTCTCCACACACCTATGTACTTCTTCCTGGGCAATCTTTCTTTCCTGGATATCTGCTACACAACTTCCTCTGTTCCCTCAACGCTGGTGAGCCtaatctcaaagaaaagaaacattactttCTTTGGTTGTGCAGTGCAGATGTTCTTTGGATTTGCAATGGGATCAACAGAATGTTTGCTTCTTGGCATGATGGCTTTTGATCgatatgtggccatctgcaacccTTTGAGATACTCCATCATCATGAGCAAAGGAGTGTATGTGTCAATGGCATCTGTATCATGGTTCTCTGGTGGAATCAATTCACTCGTGCAGACATCCCTTGCCATGCGGTTGCCTTTCTGTGGGAATAACGTTATTAACCATTTCACATGTGAGGTCTTAGCTGTCCTCAAGCTAGCTTGTGCTGATATATCTCTCAATATCATTACCATGGTGATATCAAATATGGCTTTCCTGGTTCTTCCACTACTGGTCATCTTTTTCTCCTACATGTTCATCCTCCACACCATCGTGAGAATGAACTCAGCTACAGGGAGACGCAAGGCCTTTTCCACCTGCTCAGCCCACCTGACAGTGGTGGTCATATTTTATGGTACCATCTTCTCTATGTATGCAAAACCCAAATCTCAAGATCTGACTGGGGAAGACAAGTTCCAAACTTCAGATAagatcatttctttattttatggagTAGTTACCCCCATGCTAAATCCAATTATCTACAGCTTGAGGAATAAGGATGTTAAAGCTGCTGTAAAGTACATACTGAAACAAAAGTACATTCAATAA